The Carnobacterium divergens genome includes a window with the following:
- a CDS encoding TetR/AcrR family transcriptional regulator has product MVRGFSEEDKLQIKEKLKRACEESWKTNGYKRTSIPYLTKTVGISTGAFYLMYETKEQLFIEVLERVQEKLLTTWADFIQEEDSSLRGFKKGMQWLFKEYRQYPALYNFNNSEYDLFFAKLPQEQVTQLKEKSLDIFSEVIHTSNLHLLLPEKEAIDIIHTILFLATIDRDTLTATEKSFEFLLDHSLPGIFKEENR; this is encoded by the coding sequence ATGGTAAGAGGATTTTCAGAAGAGGACAAGCTTCAGATTAAGGAAAAATTAAAAAGAGCTTGTGAGGAGAGCTGGAAGACAAATGGCTACAAACGAACGAGCATTCCATACTTAACGAAGACTGTTGGAATTTCAACAGGAGCTTTTTATTTAATGTATGAAACCAAAGAACAGCTTTTTATTGAAGTTCTTGAGAGGGTACAAGAAAAGTTGTTGACAACATGGGCGGACTTTATTCAAGAGGAAGATTCTTCATTACGAGGGTTTAAAAAAGGAATGCAGTGGCTGTTTAAAGAATATCGTCAGTATCCAGCTTTGTATAATTTTAATAACTCAGAGTATGATTTATTTTTTGCCAAATTACCTCAAGAGCAAGTCACGCAGTTAAAAGAAAAAAGCTTGGACATTTTTTCAGAAGTAATTCACACTTCTAACTTGCATTTGTTGTTGCCTGAAAAAGAGGCGATTGACATTATCCACACTATTTTATTTTTGGCAACAATTGATCGAGATACGTTAACAGCTACAGAAAAATCTTTTGAATTTTTATTAGACCACTCATTGCCAGGGATTTTTAAGGAGGAAAACAGATGA
- a CDS encoding APC family permease, which produces MGGTQLKKEVSALTALTVVIGTVIGAGIFFKPTAVYGAAGSPGLGLLAWVLGGVIAIAGGLTVAEIGTIFPETGGMMIYLEKVFGKWLGFLVGWAQMIVYFPANIAALAIIFATQVTSLFDLSMGYLIPIAICVASLVMGMNLLGTKYGGFVQNVSTLLKLIPIAVIIIAGLLYPGGGVVRLLPMSVTDHPFVTSLGSALVATVFAYDGWMNVGALAGEMKNPGKVLPKVIIGGLSVVMSVYLLINIAYLFVLDAPQLAATDTPAAAVAHALFGGFGGKLVTIGILISVFGGINGYTISGLRIPYALGSQNLLPFSNWFSKLSKSGNMPTNGGILMLVISIVMICSGQFNQLTDLIVFVIWIFNTLTFVAVIKLRRTNPELVRPYKVPFYPVVPLIAILGGFYIILNTLYVQPLNAGLGLLLTLLGIPVYLYQQNKLKKR; this is translated from the coding sequence ATGGGAGGAACACAATTGAAAAAAGAAGTGAGTGCTTTAACCGCGCTTACCGTCGTGATAGGAACGGTTATTGGAGCAGGCATCTTTTTTAAACCAACTGCTGTATATGGCGCAGCCGGCTCACCTGGATTAGGTCTATTGGCATGGGTGTTAGGTGGCGTTATTGCGATTGCCGGAGGTTTGACAGTTGCCGAGATTGGAACGATTTTTCCAGAAACAGGCGGTATGATGATTTACTTAGAAAAAGTATTTGGAAAGTGGCTTGGATTTTTAGTAGGTTGGGCACAAATGATTGTCTATTTTCCAGCCAATATTGCAGCATTAGCTATTATATTTGCTACACAAGTAACGAGTTTATTTGATTTATCAATGGGGTATTTGATTCCAATTGCAATTTGTGTTGCTAGTTTAGTAATGGGGATGAATTTATTAGGAACTAAATATGGTGGTTTTGTTCAAAATGTTTCAACTTTATTAAAATTAATCCCAATTGCTGTTATTATTATTGCAGGTTTGCTTTATCCAGGAGGTGGTGTTGTTCGATTGTTGCCAATGAGCGTAACAGATCACCCCTTTGTAACTAGCCTAGGATCTGCTTTAGTTGCAACCGTATTTGCTTATGATGGATGGATGAACGTCGGCGCGCTAGCTGGGGAAATGAAAAATCCTGGCAAAGTGCTACCTAAAGTAATTATCGGAGGTTTGTCGGTCGTTATGTCGGTGTACTTATTGATTAATATTGCCTACCTATTCGTTTTAGACGCACCTCAATTGGCAGCTACGGATACACCTGCAGCCGCTGTAGCGCATGCTTTATTTGGTGGTTTTGGAGGAAAACTTGTGACGATTGGAATTTTAATTTCAGTTTTTGGCGGAATTAACGGATATACGATTTCTGGATTAAGAATTCCATATGCATTAGGAAGCCAAAATTTATTGCCTTTTAGCAATTGGTTTAGCAAGTTAAGTAAATCTGGAAATATGCCAACAAATGGAGGAATCTTAATGTTGGTGATTTCAATTGTGATGATTTGCTCGGGACAATTTAATCAACTGACGGATTTAATTGTTTTTGTCATTTGGATTTTCAATACGTTAACTTTTGTTGCGGTGATTAAGTTAAGACGAACCAACCCTGAATTGGTTCGACCTTACAAGGTTCCCTTCTATCCAGTCGTTCCTTTAATTGCGATTTTAGGTGGTTTCTATATCATTTTAAATACACTATATGTTCAGCCTTTAAATGCAGGTTTAGGATTATTATTAACGTTACTAGGTATTCCAGTGTATTTATATCAACAAAATAAACTAAAAAAAAGGTAA
- the pheT gene encoding phenylalanine--tRNA ligase subunit beta — MNVSYNWLNEYLDLNANKEITPEKLADRMSRTGIEVEDVFKGETGLKKIVVGHTLSVVDHPDSDHLHICQVDIGEEEPTQIVCGAPNIAKDQKIIVALPGARITGNAKIKKGKIRGKVSNGMVCSLSELGFSEKVVPKKYADGIYVLPAEAVAGEEVFPYLAMDDAILELSITPNRADALSMRGVAYEVGAIYDQKPTFKEVVLTEDSSEKAADYIQVEVENSTDVPSYNMRIIKDVKIAESPLWMQTKLMNAGIRPINNVVDITNYILLEYGQPLHAFDYDRLGSKEILVRRGKKGEVVVTLDGEERQLSEDNIVVTNGEIPVALAGVMGGLDSEIQEDTVTVALESALFESTTIRRTAKEFNLRSEGSARFEKGINTSTILTACDHAAQLMVELAGGTIVSGVVSKNVLKPMDSSLNITLDRINGSLGTAISSEEVVAIFERLGFGVTHSEGLFDVTIPPRRWDISIEADLIEEVARIYGYDNLPSTLPISEATPGMLNENQRLVRHTRRSLEGAGLSQAISYVLTTPTKASQFMMRESEATMLDMPMTEERSTLRMNLLSGLLDDVRYNKARKNQDVALYEIGRVFYKVAGEVLPLEEEHVAGVMTGLEVTSDWQQSGKAVDFFTVKGVIEGLLAMYGFTGSISYQKAETLDGMHPGRTALILLDGEEIGYLGQIHPLRAKEYDLKETYGFEINLQKVMDAPKAPTVYQTIPKYPGMTRDMALLVDETVDNQELTTLIKAKGGKYLQDVQLFDVYNGEKIEAGKKSMAYKLIYLNPEATLVEEEVTSAFEKVTNALVETFHVVVR; from the coding sequence ATGAATGTATCTTATAACTGGTTAAATGAATATTTAGATTTAAACGCAAATAAAGAGATTACCCCTGAAAAATTAGCGGATAGAATGTCTCGGACTGGGATTGAAGTCGAAGATGTTTTTAAAGGCGAAACAGGTTTAAAGAAAATCGTTGTGGGACATACCCTTTCAGTAGTAGATCATCCAGATTCAGATCACTTGCACATTTGCCAAGTAGATATCGGTGAAGAGGAGCCAACCCAAATCGTTTGTGGTGCGCCAAATATTGCTAAGGATCAAAAAATTATTGTGGCTTTACCAGGAGCGAGAATTACTGGGAATGCAAAAATCAAAAAAGGCAAAATTCGTGGGAAAGTTTCAAATGGAATGGTTTGTTCTTTAAGTGAATTAGGCTTTTCTGAAAAAGTGGTGCCTAAAAAATACGCAGATGGTATTTATGTTTTACCAGCAGAAGCAGTAGCAGGAGAAGAAGTTTTTCCATATCTAGCAATGGATGATGCGATTTTAGAATTATCCATTACACCAAACCGTGCAGATGCCTTAAGCATGCGTGGAGTAGCTTATGAAGTTGGTGCAATTTATGATCAAAAACCAACTTTTAAAGAAGTGGTTCTAACAGAAGACTCTTCAGAAAAAGCAGCCGATTACATTCAAGTAGAAGTTGAAAATTCAACAGATGTTCCAAGTTACAACATGCGCATTATTAAAGATGTAAAAATTGCCGAAAGTCCATTATGGATGCAAACAAAATTAATGAACGCTGGCATTCGCCCAATCAACAATGTGGTGGATATTACAAATTATATTCTTTTAGAATACGGCCAGCCTCTACATGCATTTGATTATGATCGCTTAGGATCAAAAGAAATTTTAGTTCGTCGTGGCAAAAAAGGGGAAGTAGTGGTTACTTTAGATGGCGAAGAACGTCAATTAAGCGAGGATAACATTGTTGTAACAAATGGTGAAATTCCAGTGGCACTTGCCGGTGTTATGGGTGGTTTGGATTCTGAAATTCAAGAAGATACCGTTACTGTCGCGTTGGAATCTGCTTTATTTGAATCAACTACCATTCGTAGAACAGCAAAAGAGTTCAATTTACGCAGTGAAGGCAGCGCACGCTTTGAAAAAGGAATTAACACTAGCACTATTTTAACAGCGTGCGATCATGCCGCGCAGTTAATGGTGGAGCTTGCTGGCGGTACAATCGTCAGCGGAGTGGTTTCAAAAAATGTCTTAAAACCAATGGATAGTTCATTAAATATTACATTAGATCGAATCAATGGCTCGTTAGGAACAGCTATTTCAAGTGAAGAAGTTGTTGCCATTTTTGAACGCTTAGGTTTTGGAGTCACTCATTCAGAAGGACTTTTTGATGTAACGATTCCACCAAGACGTTGGGATATTTCCATTGAAGCCGATTTGATTGAAGAAGTGGCACGGATTTACGGATACGATAATTTGCCTTCAACACTACCAATTAGTGAGGCAACACCTGGAATGCTAAATGAAAATCAGCGTTTGGTTCGTCATACAAGACGTTCCCTTGAAGGGGCAGGATTGTCACAAGCTATTAGTTATGTGTTAACGACACCAACGAAAGCCAGTCAATTTATGATGCGTGAAAGCGAAGCCACCATGTTGGATATGCCAATGACGGAAGAGCGTAGTACGTTACGTATGAACTTATTAAGTGGCTTATTGGATGATGTTCGTTATAACAAAGCACGTAAAAATCAAGATGTTGCCCTTTATGAAATCGGTCGTGTCTTTTATAAAGTAGCAGGGGAAGTCTTGCCTTTAGAAGAAGAACACGTCGCTGGTGTAATGACTGGTTTAGAAGTGACAAGTGATTGGCAACAAAGTGGCAAAGCAGTTGATTTCTTCACTGTCAAAGGTGTGATTGAAGGATTACTTGCGATGTACGGATTTACAGGTTCCATCAGCTATCAAAAGGCAGAAACTTTAGACGGAATGCACCCAGGTAGAACGGCTTTGATTTTATTAGATGGTGAAGAAATTGGGTATTTAGGCCAAATTCATCCATTACGTGCTAAAGAGTACGATTTAAAAGAAACCTATGGTTTTGAAATCAATTTACAAAAAGTAATGGATGCACCAAAAGCACCAACGGTTTATCAAACGATTCCTAAATATCCTGGTATGACAAGAGATATGGCATTGTTAGTAGATGAAACTGTTGATAATCAAGAGTTAACGACTTTAATTAAAGCTAAAGGTGGAAAATATTTACAAGATGTTCAATTATTTGACGTTTATAACGGTGAAAAAATTGAAGCGGGTAAAAAGTCAATGGCATACAAATTGATTTATTTAAACCCAGAAGCAACGCTTGTAGAAGAGGAAGTAACATCGGCATTTGAAAAAGTAACAAATGCACTAGTAGAAACCTTCCATGTTGTGGTAAGATAA
- the pheS gene encoding phenylalanine--tRNA ligase subunit alpha, translated as MDLKAKIESLKEEALAKVAASENLDVLNQVRVAYLGKKGPLTEVLRGMKDLSAEERPKVGALANVVRDEITTMLEEKKATLEMKKINEALANEAIDVTLPGSHVSVGQPHVLTQIIEEIEDLFIGMGYEVIEGPEVEEDRYNFEMMNLPKDHPARDMQDTFYITEEILLRTHTSPVQARTMEKHDFTKGPLKMISPGRVYRRDSDDATHSHQFHQIEGLVIDKNITMGDLKGTLEVFAKQLFGADREIRLRPSYFPFTEPSVEVDVSCFKCGGAGCNVCKHTGWIEILGAGVVHPNVLEMAGIDSSVYGGFAFGMGPDRVAMLKYGIDDIRHFYQNDVRFLNQFKVKE; from the coding sequence ATGGATTTAAAAGCAAAAATTGAAAGTTTAAAAGAAGAAGCACTAGCAAAAGTAGCAGCTTCTGAAAATCTAGATGTATTGAACCAAGTGCGTGTAGCGTATCTAGGGAAAAAAGGACCGCTAACAGAAGTTTTACGAGGTATGAAAGATTTATCGGCTGAGGAACGTCCAAAAGTAGGGGCATTGGCTAACGTGGTACGTGATGAAATTACGACGATGCTAGAAGAGAAAAAAGCAACTTTAGAAATGAAAAAAATTAATGAAGCTTTAGCAAATGAAGCCATTGATGTTACCCTACCTGGTAGTCATGTTAGCGTAGGTCAACCACATGTCTTAACACAAATTATTGAAGAAATTGAAGATTTGTTTATTGGAATGGGCTATGAAGTTATTGAAGGTCCTGAAGTTGAAGAAGACCGTTACAACTTTGAAATGATGAACTTGCCAAAAGATCATCCAGCCAGAGATATGCAAGATACCTTCTATATTACAGAAGAAATTTTACTAAGAACCCACACGTCTCCTGTTCAAGCTAGAACAATGGAGAAGCATGATTTTACAAAAGGACCATTAAAAATGATCAGTCCAGGAAGAGTGTATCGTCGCGATAGTGATGACGCTACTCACTCACATCAATTCCATCAAATAGAAGGTTTAGTCATCGATAAAAATATTACAATGGGTGACTTAAAAGGAACCCTTGAAGTTTTTGCTAAACAACTATTTGGAGCAGATCGTGAAATTCGTTTGCGCCCAAGTTATTTCCCATTTACTGAACCTTCTGTTGAAGTGGACGTGAGCTGTTTTAAATGTGGTGGAGCAGGTTGTAACGTATGTAAGCATACAGGATGGATCGAGATTTTAGGCGCAGGAGTCGTTCATCCCAATGTTCTTGAAATGGCAGGCATTGATAGCTCTGTTTATGGCGGATTTGCCTTTGGGATGGGACCAGATCGCGTTGCGATGTTAAAATACGGAATCGATGATATCCGTCATTTCTATCAAAATGATGTACGTTTCTTAAATCAATTCAAGGTGAAGGAGTAA
- a CDS encoding winged helix-turn-helix transcriptional regulator: protein MTSCEERQKTICPKFEQTFSILGKKWMGLIIDVLLEGPQRFKDMAAKIPSVSDRVLVERLKELEQAGIVTRTVYPDSPVRVAYSLTEKGESLKPVMDEVQCWADKWIDSEENVPQTV, encoded by the coding sequence ATGACATCATGTGAAGAAAGACAGAAAACGATTTGTCCAAAATTTGAGCAAACTTTTTCTATTTTAGGGAAAAAATGGATGGGGCTCATTATCGACGTCTTGTTAGAAGGGCCACAACGTTTTAAAGATATGGCAGCGAAAATTCCAAGTGTTAGTGATCGTGTGTTAGTTGAGCGCTTAAAAGAGCTTGAACAAGCAGGCATCGTAACACGAACTGTCTATCCCGATTCACCTGTTAGAGTAGCATATAGTCTAACTGAAAAAGGCGAGTCATTAAAACCTGTAATGGATGAAGTTCAATGCTGGGCAGATAAATGGATCGACTCAGAAGAAAATGTCCCACAAACCGTATAA
- the wrbA gene encoding NAD(P)H:quinone oxidoreductase — protein sequence MSNTKIAVIYYSSTGGNTQMARWAAEAAKEAGAEVRLLKVHELAPDVAIDSNPLWRKNVNETADIPEATSADLEWADGIIFSSPSRFGVMASQLKQFIDLQGGLWAQGKLANKAVTAMATAGNPHGGQEEVIQSIYTVMQHWSTILVPTGYINQSTFGAGGNPYGSSATISQDGEVVDAKNIQPAVADQAKRLVQVATALKNGL from the coding sequence ATGTCAAACACAAAAATTGCTGTCATTTACTATAGTTCAACAGGAGGAAATACTCAAATGGCTCGTTGGGCAGCTGAGGCTGCAAAAGAAGCTGGTGCTGAAGTTCGCTTATTGAAAGTGCATGAATTAGCTCCTGATGTTGCTATTGATTCAAATCCTTTATGGCGTAAAAATGTTAACGAAACGGCTGATATTCCTGAAGCAACAAGCGCTGATTTAGAATGGGCAGACGGAATTATTTTTAGCTCTCCTTCACGTTTTGGTGTGATGGCTAGCCAATTAAAACAATTTATTGACTTACAAGGTGGACTTTGGGCACAAGGAAAATTAGCAAATAAAGCTGTCACAGCAATGGCAACAGCTGGTAACCCACATGGTGGCCAAGAAGAAGTCATTCAAAGCATTTATACTGTAATGCAACATTGGAGTACCATTCTTGTCCCAACTGGTTACATCAATCAAAGTACTTTCGGCGCAGGTGGGAACCCTTACGGAAGCAGCGCGACAATCAGTCAAGACGGAGAAGTAGTGGATGCAAAAAATATCCAACCTGCTGTTGCAGATCAAGCAAAACGTTTGGTTCAAGTAGCAACAGCTTTAAAAAATGGCTTATAA